A window from Erythrolamprus reginae isolate rEryReg1 chromosome 9, rEryReg1.hap1, whole genome shotgun sequence encodes these proteins:
- the NRN1L gene encoding neuritin-like protein, whose amino-acid sequence MGCGASLGGWALLLALHLVLVGQPVNAAGWQCNTIYKGFAECLVSLGDSMAQNVQKDTEDDTIQDQEELNTICRSWDDFHACATKVLSNCPEEAANIWESLRQESRKIQFQGNLHDLCSSRAQLAGDGKALRVDETNQETLRGAASLLWPSVMARLTLVALMTLVPFA is encoded by the exons ATGGGCTGCGGGGCGTCGCTGGGCGGCTGGGCGCTGCTCCTCGCCTTGCATCTGG TGCTAGTGGGACAGCCTGTGAATGCGGCTGGCTGGCAGTGCAACACCATCTACAAGGGGTTTGCAGAGTGCCTGGTTAGCCTCGGAGACAGCATGGCTCAAAATGTTCAGAAGGATACGGAGGATGACACCATCCAGGATCAAGAGGAGTTGAACACCATCTGTCG GTCCTGGGATGACTTCCACGCCTGTGCCACCAAGGTTTTGTCCAACTGCCCCGAAGAGGCAGCCAACATCTGGGAATCCCTTCGGCAAGAATCCCGAAAGATCCAGTTCCAAGGCAATCTACACGACCTGTGCAGCTCGCgggcccagctggctggggatgGGAAGGCTTTGCGTGTAGACGAGACCAATCAAGAGACCTTGAGGGGGGCGGCGTCCCTTCTCTGGCCCAGCGTCATGGCCAGATTGACTCTTGTAGCACTCATGACTCTGGTACCCTTCGCTTAG